GCTAAACCCGACCGTCCGGGAATTGAGATAGTCAAGGAATATGGCAACTTACCCAAAGTTGAATGTTATGCCGGACAGCTCAATCAAGTATTTATTAATATTATCAGCAATGCGATTGATGCTTTGGAAAAACACGACAAGGAGCGCTCTCTAGAAGCTATTAAAGAGCGCCCCAGCATGATTACTATTCGTACCTTTAGGAGCGATCGCGATCGCGTAATAATCAGCATTCAAGATAATGGGCCAGGAATGACAGATAGTGTCAAATCAAGAGTATTTGACCCTTTCTTCACTACAAAACCTGTAGGTCAGGGTACAGGTCTGGGATTATCAATTAGCTATCAGATTGTCGTAGATAAGCACAGCGGACAGCTAAAGTGTATATCCACATCAGGGCAAGGGACAGAATTCTTGATTGAAATCCCCATCCGACAGTAGAGGGGAAGAGTCCGGAGTCCGAAGTCCGGAGTCCGGAGTCAACCGAGGGCTACTCGAATTAAGGATCAACAATCAACAATTCCCAATTCCCCATTATTATGTCAGCGCTGGTACGGGAATTTGAAGGTGAGGATATAGGGGGAAGCGATCGCATAAAGCAGCTACCCGACGCCGACAATCCGCCGCCACTGTTTCTGACTCCGGATTTAACAGTCTCTCGGCAATAATATCGCCAATCTCTGTAAACTCAGTTGTACCCATTCCTCGCGTTGTCATCGCTGGCGAACCCAAACGCAACCCACTGGTAACAAACGGCGATTCTGGATCGAAAGGAACTGTATTTTTATTAGCAGTAATATTTACGCCGCTAACCAAATGATCCGCCAGTTTTCCGGTCATGCCAATGGAACGCAAATCAACCAACATTAAATGATTGTCGGTGCCGCCAGAGACAATTTTTAAGCCACGTTTGTGCAACTGAGTTGCTAATGCATTGGCATTGTCAATTACTTGACCAGAATATGTTTTAAAAGCTGGTGTCAGCGCTTCGCCAAAAGCAACCGCCTTGGCTGCAATTACATGCTCCAACGGCCCGCCTTGAGTACCGGGGAATACAGCTTTATCTAGCTTCTTACCCAACTCAGCATCCCGGGTTAGAATTAATCCACCTCTAGGCCCGCGTAGGGTTTTGTGTGTCGTTGTAGTGACAACATCGCAGTAAGGGATGGGATTGGGGTGATGACCTGTAGCCACTAAACCAGCAATGTGGGCGATGTCTGCTAACAAATAAGCGCCAACTTCATCGGCGATCGCTCTAAATTTGTCAAAATGAATCGTGCGGGGATAAGCTGAATATCCGCAAATCAGCAACTTGGGACGATTCTGCTTCGCCAGTTCCAGAATTTGGTCATAATCTAGCTGCTCGGTTTCCTTACTGACCCCGTAATGGCAAACCTTGAACCACTTACCCGACACATTTACAGGCGAACCGTGCGTTAAGTGTCCCCCGTGCGACAAATCCATACCCATGATCGTGTCGCCCGGTTCCAACAGCGACAGGAATACGGCAAAATTCGCCTGAGCGCCGGAATGAGGCTGCACGTTGGCACTCGCCGCACCAAATAGCTGCTTGGCGCGGTCAATTGCCAGTTGTTCAACTTTATCGATGAACTCACAGCCGCCGTAATAGCGTTTCCCTGGTAACCCCTCGGCATACTTATTGGTAAGAACCGAGCCTTGTGCAGCCATAACTGCCGCACTTGTAAAGTTTTCACTAGCAATCAGCTCCAGGTGGTCGCGTTGGCGCTGGAGTTCTTCCCCAATAAACTCCGCAACGGCTGGATCGGTCTGGGCGAGAAAGTCTAAATTATTTTTACTCACAGAATCAACACCAACGACAATTTACGCACGCCAAAATTTCCCTGAACCAATTATCTTAACCCCAGTAGCGTTATTAAGCTGCATATCATTTTGCTGAACCTATCCGGGTGCTTGGCTTACAATGATGACAAAGGTATAGAGAGCAACTGGCGGCATAGCAATGTTAGTAATTCTAACGGATGAACACATACTCTCTCCTAAGCAAGTTTGTCAAACCTGCCTATTAGCTGACCAAAGCGGTCAACCACGCTGGCGTGGCGGACAGCTGCGCTGCGGTTATGCAATTGGCAAGTTGAATGAAAATCAACCAGCCCAGTACCAGTGTCAAATGGGTTTTAGGCTGGCTAACATTCAATGAATTGCTATGGTTATGGAGAAAGTGTCAAACAATTTGACGCCTCATTTATAGAAGATGGGGTTAACTAAATCAAAAGCATTTCCAGGCATCATACCTGGCAAATTAAATCGGGAACAGCTTATTTCCTATTAATCTTCACTGACAAAATAGAATCAAACAAATTAACTAGAATTTTCATTTGATGTTAAAACGACAAACGAGCGGAGCCGTAGTTTGTCCTTCTTGTAACCAGACGGTGGATGTAACTGATAAGACGTGCAGCCACTGCGGGCGCAAGAATCCTTCTATGTGGGGCTTCGCAGGAGACTTAACCAGTCTGGGGCGCGACCTGGGCTTTATTAGGATTATAAATTGGGGTTGCATATTACTCTACATTGCCAGTTTGCTTGTTGATATAAGGGGTATTAGAAATGGCAATGTATGGAATTTGCTCTCGCCTAGTTTGGAAAGCTTGTTTTTGTTCGGTGCAAGCG
The sequence above is a segment of the Microcoleus sp. FACHB-831 genome. Coding sequences within it:
- the glyA gene encoding serine hydroxymethyltransferase, with amino-acid sequence MSKNNLDFLAQTDPAVAEFIGEELQRQRDHLELIASENFTSAAVMAAQGSVLTNKYAEGLPGKRYYGGCEFIDKVEQLAIDRAKQLFGAASANVQPHSGAQANFAVFLSLLEPGDTIMGMDLSHGGHLTHGSPVNVSGKWFKVCHYGVSKETEQLDYDQILELAKQNRPKLLICGYSAYPRTIHFDKFRAIADEVGAYLLADIAHIAGLVATGHHPNPIPYCDVVTTTTHKTLRGPRGGLILTRDAELGKKLDKAVFPGTQGGPLEHVIAAKAVAFGEALTPAFKTYSGQVIDNANALATQLHKRGLKIVSGGTDNHLMLVDLRSIGMTGKLADHLVSGVNITANKNTVPFDPESPFVTSGLRLGSPAMTTRGMGTTEFTEIGDIIAERLLNPESETVAADCRRRVAALCDRFPLYPHLQIPVPALT